The window GGCGCAGTCGAGACGATTGGCGAGGAACCGGGCCGCGCCGGAACACCAGTGGCGGATGACGATGGCATCCGGAGCCATGGCCTGCAACGTCAGAGCCGTGTCCTTGAGCGTCTCGCCCTTGGTCAGGCTGGACGAACTCTTTGCCAGCGAAAAGGTGTCAGCGGAAAGCCGTTTACCAGCCACGTCAAAGCTGGTCTTGGTGCGGGTACTCGGCTCCGCGAAAAAGAGGATGACACTCCGGCCCTTGAGGGTCGGCACCTTCTTGACCGGACGTTCCTGCAATTCCTGAAATCTCCCTGCGGTCTCGAAGATCGACATGACCTCGGACTTCGAAAGTTGAGAGACGTCCAATAAATCCTTGTGTAGCCACTTCATGCTGCTGTTGCCTCCAGCCTATTGAAAAAGCTCGTGTATTTTATCGGGAACCGTGGCGAACACAGCCTGTTTGCCGGGTTCCAATGTACCAAGTCTGTCGCCCGCGCCCATTATTTTTGCCGGGGTGCGGGTCAGCATGGCGAGCAACGCCTCAAAGGAGAGTTCGCCATGAAAATTCTGTTTGATATACACCGCCTCGTTCCACAGATCGAGGTCGGTGTTGGATGCCAGCGAGTCGGTGCCGAGACAGAGCGGCGTACCCGAAGCAAACCACTTCTCCCACGGCGCACGGCCCACACCGATGTACTCGTTGGAGCGCGGGCAGAGGCAGACTGTGGCGCCGGACTGGCGCACGCTCTCGATATCCTCGTCCGTCACCTTCACACAGTGTACGGCCAGTGTGGTCTCGTCGAGCAGGCCCAGCTCTACAGCCTGCTGTACCGGACGCTTCTTGGGCGGCGTGAAGTCGAGCAGCCTGCCGCGAGCTTGCAGCAGATCCAGAAACGCGCTCGGCTCGCCCGCCATGATGGCGACTTCGTCATCGTGCTCGGCCAGATGGAGCGAGAACGGCAGGTTGCGTTGCACGGCCTC of the Pseudodesulfovibrio sp. zrk46 genome contains:
- a CDS encoding amidohydrolase family protein — translated: MPELFRAAKAATMTPGRAMIDNAAIIVERGVIHEVGTYADLGTSFSGTVTDLGDVTIAPGLVNAHSHLELAHLLGKCPAGEGFVVWVENLLQQPIYELDDQLLDQALKELQRTGTVMVGDIATRFAKHMAGVLEASGLFFAVFVEAIGEKLPRKTFIPKGDFDHGVLSVAGHSLYTTHVDVLKGAKAEAVQRNLPFSLHLAEHDDEVAIMAGEPSAFLDLLQARGRLLDFTPPKKRPVQQAVELGLLDETTLAVHCVKVTDEDIESVRQSGATVCLCPRSNEYIGVGRAPWEKWFASGTPLCLGTDSLASNTDLDLWNEAVYIKQNFHGELSFEALLAMLTRTPAKIMGAGDRLGTLEPGKQAVFATVPDKIHELFQ